One region of Mesobacillus boroniphilus genomic DNA includes:
- a CDS encoding putative glycoside hydrolase has protein sequence MQFKKIAAAALLAASFSQAGGTGFAESKALETEKLPIREHQSLVREVPEQMPRFKFDSGYTFEYPDAVRGIYVTGNSAGGERFNSLTKLIDETDLNAMVIDIKEDHGYLTYKPDENSPFKDIGKPYIKDPEKLLKTLEEKQIYPIARVVVFKDTALANKKPEWSYKDGNQVWKNGRGESFVNPFIKEVWDYNVQIAIEAAKMGFQEIQFDYVRFPEGFEKRDATLQYSMGDYKDVEMDNVQKRVKAVTDFVAYARKELKPYDVKVSVDIFGYTATLPEAPGIGQNFSKISENVDVISSMIYPSHWTSYFGIARPDTEPYRLVEEYAKMEKQKLAELKTPPVSRPWLQDFTASWLGSGNYLVYGKKEVEDQIRALKDQGINEYLLWNASNRYSPNVDYTP, from the coding sequence GTGCAGTTTAAAAAAATCGCAGCAGCAGCATTATTGGCTGCCTCTTTTTCGCAAGCAGGAGGTACAGGATTTGCAGAATCAAAAGCACTAGAAACAGAGAAACTCCCGATCAGGGAACATCAATCATTGGTTAGGGAAGTACCTGAGCAGATGCCAAGATTCAAATTTGATTCAGGTTATACATTTGAATATCCTGATGCTGTAAGGGGAATTTATGTTACTGGGAACTCAGCAGGAGGAGAAAGGTTTAATAGTCTTACCAAACTAATTGATGAGACCGATTTAAATGCAATGGTTATCGATATAAAAGAAGACCATGGATATCTTACATATAAACCAGATGAAAATTCTCCTTTTAAAGATATCGGAAAGCCTTATATTAAAGATCCCGAAAAGTTGTTAAAGACTTTGGAAGAAAAACAGATTTATCCTATCGCAAGGGTAGTAGTTTTTAAAGATACAGCTCTTGCAAACAAGAAGCCGGAATGGTCATATAAAGATGGGAATCAGGTTTGGAAAAATGGCAGAGGTGAATCGTTCGTAAATCCATTCATAAAAGAAGTATGGGATTACAATGTACAGATTGCAATCGAAGCTGCAAAGATGGGTTTCCAGGAAATCCAGTTCGATTACGTCCGTTTCCCTGAGGGATTTGAAAAGAGGGATGCTACACTTCAATATTCCATGGGGGACTATAAGGATGTAGAAATGGATAATGTACAAAAACGGGTCAAAGCGGTTACTGATTTCGTGGCCTATGCTCGGAAAGAACTAAAGCCATACGACGTAAAAGTATCAGTGGATATCTTTGGATATACAGCAACACTTCCTGAAGCTCCAGGAATAGGACAGAACTTCTCGAAAATCTCCGAGAATGTTGATGTTATATCTTCAATGATTTATCCAAGCCATTGGACTTCGTATTTTGGGATTGCCAGGCCTGACACAGAGCCATACCGTCTCGTTGAGGAATACGCAAAAATGGAAAAACAAAAACTTGCTGAATTAAAGACGCCGCCTGTATCACGTCCTTGGCTGCAGGATTTCACAGCATCCTGGTTAGGCAGTGGAAACTACCTTGTATATGGAAAAAAGGAAGTCGAAGATCAAATCAGGGCATTAAAGGATCAAGGGATAAACGAATATTTATTGTGGAATGCAAGCAACAGATACTCACCCAATGTTGATTACACACCATAA
- a CDS encoding GNAT family N-acetyltransferase, giving the protein MHWYEKLNQYFPIEEMKSKEHMETLLKERPEIYHKDEGPGHVLMYVETDDFVFIDYLFVAKSTRGQGLGHKLIEKLKQKGKPIILEVEPVNYEDTDTEKRLRFYKREGFEHARTIGYRRRSLATKEINEMEILYWSPDEASEDLVYEAMKKTYNMIHTYKDEKFYGESYQPVDEVLTVEEKRDDLLQDI; this is encoded by the coding sequence ATGCATTGGTATGAAAAATTAAATCAGTATTTCCCGATTGAGGAAATGAAATCAAAGGAACATATGGAGACGCTTTTAAAGGAACGTCCGGAAATTTATCATAAGGATGAAGGACCAGGCCATGTCCTTATGTATGTTGAAACAGATGATTTTGTTTTCATCGATTACCTTTTTGTTGCTAAGTCGACGCGAGGACAGGGACTTGGCCATAAATTGATCGAGAAGCTTAAGCAAAAAGGCAAGCCGATTATCCTTGAAGTTGAACCAGTTAATTATGAGGATACAGATACTGAAAAACGCCTTCGCTTTTACAAGCGGGAAGGCTTCGAGCATGCCAGGACAATAGGTTACAGACGTCGGTCGCTGGCAACGAAGGAAATTAATGAGATGGAAATTCTTTACTGGTCACCAGACGAGGCTTCTGAAGATTTAGTATATGAAGCGATGAAGAAGACCTACAATATGATTCATACTTATAAAGACGAAAAGTTTTATGGGGAATCATACCAACCAGTTGATGAAGTATTAACTGTGGAAGAGAAACGGGATGATTTACTCCAGGATATCTAA
- the spxA gene encoding transcriptional regulator SpxA, whose product MVTLYTSPSCTSCRKAKSWLEEHEIPYSERNIFSEPLSIDEIKEILRMTEDGTDEIISTRSKTFQKLDVNLENMPLQELYEVIKENPGLLRRPIIIDEKRLQVGYNEDEIRRFLPRKVRTFQLREAQRLVN is encoded by the coding sequence ATGGTCACTTTATACACTTCACCAAGTTGTACCTCTTGCAGAAAGGCAAAGTCATGGCTTGAAGAACATGAGATTCCATATTCGGAAAGAAACATATTCTCAGAGCCTTTATCTATTGATGAAATAAAGGAAATTCTTCGTATGACCGAAGATGGTACGGATGAAATCATTTCTACCCGATCGAAGACTTTCCAAAAGCTTGATGTGAATTTAGAAAACATGCCTCTACAAGAACTTTATGAGGTTATCAAAGAAAATCCAGGCTTGCTTCGCCGTCCGATCATCATTGATGAAAAGCGCCTGCAGGTTGGATACAATGAAGATGAAATCAGACGCTTCCTGCCACGAAAAGTGCGTACTTTCCAATTGCGCGAGGCTCAGCGTTTAGTAAATTAA
- the mecA gene encoding adaptor protein MecA, producing MEIERINENTVKFYISYMDIEERGFDREEIWYNRDRSEELFWEMMDEVHAEEEFAVEGPLWIQVQALEKGLEVLVTKAQLSKDGPKFELPLPNDKLKDLPVDERIEELLDHQFNPKGIDDDDSAFEDDLEFLLYFKDFEDVIALSKRPGLDKVKTSLYSNEDKYYLYIEFPEQDFEDEEEIDNILSVLLEYGQESTVTIHRLDEYGNKIIGEDVFSVIRKHFS from the coding sequence ATGGAAATCGAGCGTATTAATGAAAATACGGTTAAGTTCTATATTTCATATATGGACATAGAGGAGCGCGGGTTTGACCGGGAGGAAATCTGGTATAACCGTGATCGCAGTGAAGAGCTTTTCTGGGAGATGATGGATGAAGTCCACGCCGAGGAAGAGTTTGCAGTGGAAGGTCCCTTATGGATCCAGGTTCAGGCTCTGGAAAAAGGTCTGGAGGTTTTAGTGACAAAGGCACAGTTATCGAAGGACGGTCCCAAGTTTGAACTGCCGCTTCCAAACGATAAACTAAAGGATCTGCCAGTCGATGAACGGATTGAAGAGCTGCTTGACCATCAATTCAACCCAAAAGGGATTGATGACGATGATTCTGCCTTCGAGGATGATTTAGAATTCCTGCTGTATTTCAAGGATTTCGAAGATGTCATCGCACTTTCAAAACGTCCGGGACTCGACAAAGTAAAAACAAGTTTATACAGCAATGAAGACAAGTATTACTTATACATTGAGTTCCCTGAGCAGGATTTTGAAGATGAAGAGGAAATTGACAATATACTAAGCGTTCTTCTAGAGTATGGGCAGGAGTCGACAGTTACGATTCACCGTCTCGATGAATACGGTAATAAGATTATTGGAGAAGATGTGTTTAGTGTCATAAGAAAACATTTTTCATGA
- a CDS encoding ABC transporter ATP-binding protein: MENREKLLEIKNLKQYFNMGQPNEVKAIDGITFDIFKGETLGLVGESGCGKSTTGRTIIRLYEATDGDVLYKGENVHGKKNKKDLKKFNRSMQMIFQDPYASLNPRMKVSDVIAEGIDIHGLAKSKQERMEMVYELLETVGLNREHANRYPHEFSGGQRQRIGIARALAVQPEFIIADEPISALDVSIQAQVVNLMKKLQREKGLTYLFIAHDLSMVKYISDRIGVMYFGKLVELTTAEELYKNPLHPYTQSLLSAIPLPDPESERTRRRKTYDPNVHQYADGEEVKMREVAPGHYVYCSEKEMKQYQQQYVK, encoded by the coding sequence ATGGAAAATAGAGAAAAGCTTCTTGAAATAAAGAATCTGAAGCAATACTTCAATATGGGTCAACCGAATGAAGTAAAAGCGATTGACGGAATTACTTTTGATATCTTTAAAGGAGAAACTCTTGGATTGGTTGGAGAATCAGGATGTGGAAAGTCCACGACTGGCCGAACAATCATCAGGCTTTATGAAGCGACAGATGGAGATGTCCTTTACAAGGGAGAAAACGTACACGGCAAGAAGAACAAAAAAGATCTGAAGAAATTCAACAGAAGTATGCAAATGATTTTCCAGGATCCTTATGCTTCCTTGAACCCAAGGATGAAAGTATCCGATGTTATTGCTGAAGGCATCGATATTCACGGCCTGGCAAAAAGCAAGCAAGAAAGAATGGAAATGGTATATGAACTGCTAGAAACAGTTGGCTTAAATAGAGAACACGCCAACCGTTATCCTCATGAGTTTTCAGGTGGACAAAGGCAGCGTATCGGGATTGCACGTGCCCTTGCCGTGCAGCCGGAATTTATTATCGCAGACGAACCAATTTCCGCTCTAGACGTTTCCATCCAGGCGCAGGTTGTCAACCTGATGAAGAAACTGCAGCGTGAAAAAGGTTTAACATACTTGTTTATCGCGCATGACCTTTCAATGGTAAAATATATCAGTGACCGAATTGGGGTAATGTACTTCGGAAAGCTGGTTGAGTTAACTACTGCAGAAGAACTATACAAAAATCCGCTTCATCCATACACTCAATCCTTGCTTTCAGCGATTCCGCTTCCAGATCCTGAATCTGAGCGCACACGCCGACGTAAAACTTACGATCCAAATGTGCATCAGTATGCAGACGGTGAAGAAGTGAAAATGCGTGAAGTAGCTCCGGGGCACTATGTCTATTGCTCTGAAAAGGAAATGAAGCAATATCAGCAGCAATATGTAAAATAA